One segment of Triticum aestivum cultivar Chinese Spring chromosome 2A, IWGSC CS RefSeq v2.1, whole genome shotgun sequence DNA contains the following:
- the LOC123188362 gene encoding BTB/POZ domain-containing protein At3g22104 isoform X2, giving the protein MGSVLEVDVDGEAVFFLDKDALAPFSRRIKNLSGEELVGAAASPRRRLVLHGFPGGAEAFELVARFCYGGGGGVTVTAANACAVRCAAQYMEMGDAPAATAPSLAKVADKALEDMPHWPWQCVVDAVKQCQSLFPLAESTGVFDKVVGALLAQMAIPAPGDATPTSSSPESSAFRFSCDTKCSSLSLRRTWWFEDLVVLSPGMVERVAKALLARGADHGIVARFLFYYLKCRIAGASAEDKRAMLEAAITVIADLDRSSVSCKGLFGILRIASPVKLAAGCQEMLVAMIGRKLDHATLDNLLVQAPSGTGSLYDVSLVLRFLEAFLRHGDEPGRLKKVGELMDLYLAEVAPDPSLRPARFVELATALPAAARDCHDALYRAIDVYFQVHGRLTDDEKMKICKGINYEKLSPECCKHLATNSGGPVREQAGADAGEPEPQVAPGQHALAGDGAGEGVQPDEDADDEDEGLPARRRRRRREITPQDVFLIVPFHSAH; this is encoded by the exons ATGGGCTCTGTCCTTGAGGTGGATGTCGATGGTGAAGCCGTCTTCTTCCTTGATAAG GACGCTCTTGCACCGTTCAGCCGCAGGATCAagaatctgtccggggaggagCTGGTCGGAGCTGCGGCGTCGCCTCGTCGCAGACTAGTGTTGCACGGCTTCCCCGGCGGCGCCGAGGCGTTCGAGCTCGTCGCGAGGTTctgctacggcggcggcggcggagtgacggTCACCGCGGCCAACGCCTGCGCGGTGCGGTGCGCGGCACAGTACATGGAGATGGGGGACGCGCCCGCGGCCACCGCCCCGAGTTTGGCGAAGGTGGCCGATAAGGCGCTGGAGGATATGCCGCACTGGCCGTGGCAGTGCGTGGTGGACGCCGTGAAGCAGTGCCAGAGCCTCTTCCCGCTGGCCGAGTCCACCGGGGTGTTCGACAAGGTCGTCGGCGCGCTGCTGGCCCAGATGGCCATCCCTGCCCCTGGCGACGCCACCCCGACGAGCTCCTCGCCGGAGAGCTCGGCGTTCCGCTTCTCCTGCGATACCAAGTGCAGCAGCCTCAGCCTGCGCCGCACCTGGTGGTTCGAGGACCTCGTCGTCCTCAGCCCCGGCATGGTGGAGCGCGTGGCCAAGGCGCTCCTGGCCAGGGGCGCCGACCACGGCATCGTCGCCCGGTTCCTCTTCTACTACCTCAAGTGCCGCATCGCCGGCGCCAGCGCCGAGGACAAGAGGGCGATGCTGGAGGCGGCGATCACCGTCATTGCCGACCTCGACCGGAGTTCGGTTTCTTGCAAGGGCCTGTTCGGCATCCTGAGGATCGCCTCCCCTGTCAAGCTGGCCGCCGGTTGCCAGGAAATGCTCGTGGCCATGATAGGCCGCAAGCTCGACCACGCGACGCTCGACAACCTGCTCGTCCAGGCGCCGTCCGGGACGGGCAGCTTGTACGACGTGAGCCTGGTGCTCAGGTTCCTGGAGGCGTTCCTGCGCCACGGCGACGAGCCGGGGAGGCTGAAGAAGGTGGGTGAGCTCATGGACCTGTACCTGGCCGAGGTCGCGCCGGACCCGTCGCTGCGGCCGGCCAGGTTCGTCGAGCTGGCCACCGCGCTGCCCGCCGCCGCGAGGGACTGCCACGACGCGCTGTACCGCGCCATCGACGTCTACTTCCAG GTCCACGGCCGACTGACGGACGACGAGAAGATGAAGATCTGCAAGGGCATCAACTACGAGAAGCTGTCGCCGGAGTGCTGCAAGCACCTGGCGACCAACTCCG GTGGTCCTGTACGCGAGCAGGCTGGAGCTGACGCTGGAGAACCAGAACCTCAAGTCGCTCCTGGACAGCATGCACTGGCGGGTGATGGAGCTGGAGAAGGTGTGCAGCCGGATGAAGACGCAGATGACGAAGATGAAGGCCTCCCGGCGCGGAGGAGGCGCCGCCGCCGCGAGATCACTCCCCAGGATGTGTTCTTGATCGTCCCATTTCACTCTGCACATTAG
- the LOC123188362 gene encoding BTB/POZ domain-containing protein At3g22104 isoform X1: MGSVLEVDVDGEAVFFLDKDALAPFSRRIKNLSGEELVGAAASPRRRLVLHGFPGGAEAFELVARFCYGGGGGVTVTAANACAVRCAAQYMEMGDAPAATAPSLAKVADKALEDMPHWPWQCVVDAVKQCQSLFPLAESTGVFDKVVGALLAQMAIPAPGDATPTSSSPESSAFRFSCDTKCSSLSLRRTWWFEDLVVLSPGMVERVAKALLARGADHGIVARFLFYYLKCRIAGASAEDKRAMLEAAITVIADLDRSSVSCKGLFGILRIASPVKLAAGCQEMLVAMIGRKLDHATLDNLLVQAPSGTGSLYDVSLVLRFLEAFLRHGDEPGRLKKVGELMDLYLAEVAPDPSLRPARFVELATALPAAARDCHDALYRAIDVYFQVHGRLTDDEKMKICKGINYEKLSPECCKHLATNSGFPTRAAVQALASQHTVLKGIIRHSGPLKPASPPPPPAAHRESYDDADGDNNGQVVLYASRLELTLENQNLKSLLDSMHWRVMELEKVCSRMKTQMTKMKASRRGGGAAAARSLPRMCS, translated from the exons ATGGGCTCTGTCCTTGAGGTGGATGTCGATGGTGAAGCCGTCTTCTTCCTTGATAAG GACGCTCTTGCACCGTTCAGCCGCAGGATCAagaatctgtccggggaggagCTGGTCGGAGCTGCGGCGTCGCCTCGTCGCAGACTAGTGTTGCACGGCTTCCCCGGCGGCGCCGAGGCGTTCGAGCTCGTCGCGAGGTTctgctacggcggcggcggcggagtgacggTCACCGCGGCCAACGCCTGCGCGGTGCGGTGCGCGGCACAGTACATGGAGATGGGGGACGCGCCCGCGGCCACCGCCCCGAGTTTGGCGAAGGTGGCCGATAAGGCGCTGGAGGATATGCCGCACTGGCCGTGGCAGTGCGTGGTGGACGCCGTGAAGCAGTGCCAGAGCCTCTTCCCGCTGGCCGAGTCCACCGGGGTGTTCGACAAGGTCGTCGGCGCGCTGCTGGCCCAGATGGCCATCCCTGCCCCTGGCGACGCCACCCCGACGAGCTCCTCGCCGGAGAGCTCGGCGTTCCGCTTCTCCTGCGATACCAAGTGCAGCAGCCTCAGCCTGCGCCGCACCTGGTGGTTCGAGGACCTCGTCGTCCTCAGCCCCGGCATGGTGGAGCGCGTGGCCAAGGCGCTCCTGGCCAGGGGCGCCGACCACGGCATCGTCGCCCGGTTCCTCTTCTACTACCTCAAGTGCCGCATCGCCGGCGCCAGCGCCGAGGACAAGAGGGCGATGCTGGAGGCGGCGATCACCGTCATTGCCGACCTCGACCGGAGTTCGGTTTCTTGCAAGGGCCTGTTCGGCATCCTGAGGATCGCCTCCCCTGTCAAGCTGGCCGCCGGTTGCCAGGAAATGCTCGTGGCCATGATAGGCCGCAAGCTCGACCACGCGACGCTCGACAACCTGCTCGTCCAGGCGCCGTCCGGGACGGGCAGCTTGTACGACGTGAGCCTGGTGCTCAGGTTCCTGGAGGCGTTCCTGCGCCACGGCGACGAGCCGGGGAGGCTGAAGAAGGTGGGTGAGCTCATGGACCTGTACCTGGCCGAGGTCGCGCCGGACCCGTCGCTGCGGCCGGCCAGGTTCGTCGAGCTGGCCACCGCGCTGCCCGCCGCCGCGAGGGACTGCCACGACGCGCTGTACCGCGCCATCGACGTCTACTTCCAG GTCCACGGCCGACTGACGGACGACGAGAAGATGAAGATCTGCAAGGGCATCAACTACGAGAAGCTGTCGCCGGAGTGCTGCAAGCACCTGGCGACCAACTCCGGCTTCCCAACGAGGGCGGCGGTGCAGGCGCTGGCGTCCCAGCACACggtgctcaagggcatcatccgcCACTCTGGCCCCTTGAAGCCGGCGTCGCCCCCGCCACCTCCGGCCGCCCATCGCGAGAGCTACGACGACGCCGACGGCGACAACAACGGGCAGGTGGTCCTGTACGCGAGCAGGCTGGAGCTGACGCTGGAGAACCAGAACCTCAAGTCGCTCCTGGACAGCATGCACTGGCGGGTGATGGAGCTGGAGAAGGTGTGCAGCCGGATGAAGACGCAGATGACGAAGATGAAGGCCTCCCGGCGCGGAGGAGGCGCCGCCGCCGCGAGATCACTCCCCAGGATGTGTTCTTGA
- the LOC123188362 gene encoding BTB/POZ domain-containing protein At3g22104 isoform X3 yields MEMGDAPAATAPSLAKVADKALEDMPHWPWQCVVDAVKQCQSLFPLAESTGVFDKVVGALLAQMAIPAPGDATPTSSSPESSAFRFSCDTKCSSLSLRRTWWFEDLVVLSPGMVERVAKALLARGADHGIVARFLFYYLKCRIAGASAEDKRAMLEAAITVIADLDRSSVSCKGLFGILRIASPVKLAAGCQEMLVAMIGRKLDHATLDNLLVQAPSGTGSLYDVSLVLRFLEAFLRHGDEPGRLKKVGELMDLYLAEVAPDPSLRPARFVELATALPAAARDCHDALYRAIDVYFQVHGRLTDDEKMKICKGINYEKLSPECCKHLATNSGFPTRAAVQALASQHTVLKGIIRHSGPLKPASPPPPPAAHRESYDDADGDNNGQVVLYASRLELTLENQNLKSLLDSMHWRVMELEKVCSRMKTQMTKMKASRRGGGAAAARSLPRMCS; encoded by the exons ATGGAGATGGGGGACGCGCCCGCGGCCACCGCCCCGAGTTTGGCGAAGGTGGCCGATAAGGCGCTGGAGGATATGCCGCACTGGCCGTGGCAGTGCGTGGTGGACGCCGTGAAGCAGTGCCAGAGCCTCTTCCCGCTGGCCGAGTCCACCGGGGTGTTCGACAAGGTCGTCGGCGCGCTGCTGGCCCAGATGGCCATCCCTGCCCCTGGCGACGCCACCCCGACGAGCTCCTCGCCGGAGAGCTCGGCGTTCCGCTTCTCCTGCGATACCAAGTGCAGCAGCCTCAGCCTGCGCCGCACCTGGTGGTTCGAGGACCTCGTCGTCCTCAGCCCCGGCATGGTGGAGCGCGTGGCCAAGGCGCTCCTGGCCAGGGGCGCCGACCACGGCATCGTCGCCCGGTTCCTCTTCTACTACCTCAAGTGCCGCATCGCCGGCGCCAGCGCCGAGGACAAGAGGGCGATGCTGGAGGCGGCGATCACCGTCATTGCCGACCTCGACCGGAGTTCGGTTTCTTGCAAGGGCCTGTTCGGCATCCTGAGGATCGCCTCCCCTGTCAAGCTGGCCGCCGGTTGCCAGGAAATGCTCGTGGCCATGATAGGCCGCAAGCTCGACCACGCGACGCTCGACAACCTGCTCGTCCAGGCGCCGTCCGGGACGGGCAGCTTGTACGACGTGAGCCTGGTGCTCAGGTTCCTGGAGGCGTTCCTGCGCCACGGCGACGAGCCGGGGAGGCTGAAGAAGGTGGGTGAGCTCATGGACCTGTACCTGGCCGAGGTCGCGCCGGACCCGTCGCTGCGGCCGGCCAGGTTCGTCGAGCTGGCCACCGCGCTGCCCGCCGCCGCGAGGGACTGCCACGACGCGCTGTACCGCGCCATCGACGTCTACTTCCAG GTCCACGGCCGACTGACGGACGACGAGAAGATGAAGATCTGCAAGGGCATCAACTACGAGAAGCTGTCGCCGGAGTGCTGCAAGCACCTGGCGACCAACTCCGGCTTCCCAACGAGGGCGGCGGTGCAGGCGCTGGCGTCCCAGCACACggtgctcaagggcatcatccgcCACTCTGGCCCCTTGAAGCCGGCGTCGCCCCCGCCACCTCCGGCCGCCCATCGCGAGAGCTACGACGACGCCGACGGCGACAACAACGGGCAGGTGGTCCTGTACGCGAGCAGGCTGGAGCTGACGCTGGAGAACCAGAACCTCAAGTCGCTCCTGGACAGCATGCACTGGCGGGTGATGGAGCTGGAGAAGGTGTGCAGCCGGATGAAGACGCAGATGACGAAGATGAAGGCCTCCCGGCGCGGAGGAGGCGCCGCCGCCGCGAGATCACTCCCCAGGATGTGTTCTTGA